In a genomic window of Gossypium arboreum isolate Shixiya-1 chromosome 9, ASM2569848v2, whole genome shotgun sequence:
- the LOC108454003 gene encoding peptidyl-prolyl cis-trans isomerase FKBP53, protein MGFWGIEVKPGKPHPYHSDNVRGKLHITQATLGLGSFKERSVLQCSVGHKSPIILCSLLPNQNETCALDLKFDEDDDLVAFSVLGPQSIHLSGYFVADDGDHLRDEYESDSYGEDIAETETESEDESSDYCSDEEYGDDFIDDDDLEFFRPPVPNSGVVIEEIMDDEKPTKGNEESKRSKRKNKLTGSEEQKNSQGQLIVKRGAGVTDLETEDEDGFPVSASQKSEDAIQQPQPETKELRENLTKEDKTRKDASEKKRKIKNTDEEGGKKKKKKKQKGNDTDDINGLPGDEVQLVKEESQDSEKVMPVGKEQDHPHSDRALGSEPDIVPGENLSERKKKKKKKTTQENQVSANASVSQSGDKDTSTLKSEEKQTAGKSSQVRTFPNGLVVQELAMGKPDGKRASRGKQVSVHYIGKLQKNGKIFDSNVGRAPFKFRLGVGEVIKGWDVGVEGMRVGDKRKLVIPPAMGYGSKGAGGRIPPNAWLEFDVELIGVR, encoded by the exons GCAACTTTAGGCCTTGGATCATTTAAAGAGAGGTCTGTACTTCAGTGTTCTGTCGGACACAAGAGTCCGATCATCCTGTGTTCCTTGTTACCAAATCAGAATGAGACTTGCGCCTTAGATCTTAAATTTGATGAAGACGATGATTTAGTTGCTTTCTCAGTACTTGGCCCTCAAAGCATCCACCTCTCTGGTTACTTTGTTGCTGATGATGGAGATCACCTACGAGATGAATATGAGTC TGATTCTTATGGGGAGGATATTGCTGAGACTGAGACTGAGTCCGAAGATGAGTCCTCTGATTATTGTTCTGATGAGGAGTATGGAGATGATTTCATAGATGATGATGATCTTGAGTTCTTCCGTCCACCTGTCCCAAATAGTGGAG TTGTAATCGAGGAGATCATGGATGATGAAAAACCTACAAAAGGAAATGAGGAATCTAAACGATCCAAGAGAAAGAATAAATTGACTGGCTCTGAGGAACAAAAGAACTCACAGGGTCAACTTATTGTCAAGAGAGGTGCTGGTGTGACAGATTTGGAAACTGAAGATGAAGATGGCTTTCCAGTTTCTGCTTCACAAAAAAGCGAAGATGCTATTCAGCAGCCTCAACCAGAAACCAAGGAACTTAGAGAAAATTTAACTAAAGAAGACAAGACAAGAAAAGATGCtagtgaaaagaaaagaaaaattaaaaacacTGATGAAGAAGGGGG gaaaaagaagaagaaaaagaagcaaAAAGGAAATGATACAGATGACATCAATGGTTTACCGGGTGATGAAGTTCAGCTTGTGAAGGAAGAGAGCCAGGATTCAGAGAAGGTAATGCCTGTTGGAAAAGAACAAGATCATCCCCATAGTGATCG GGCCCTTGGTTCTGAACCAGACATTGTGCCTGGTGAGAACCTCtctgagagaaaaaaaaagaagaagaagaagaccaCCCAAGAGAATCAAGTAAGTGCAAATGCATCAGTTTCACAAAGTGGAGATAAGGATACTTCCACTTTGAAGTCTGAGGAGAAACAAACTGCTGGCAAATCTTCTCAAGTGAGAACCTTTCCGAATGGATTGGTTGTCCAAGAGTTAGCAATGGGCAAACCAGATGGTAAAAGAGCATCTCGTGGGAAGCAG GTTAGTGTCCATTACATTGGGAAGCTTCAGAAGAATGGAAAAATTTTTGATTCCAATGTGGGAAGGGCCCCCTTTAAATTTCGCCTAG GCGTAGGAGAAGTCATCAAAGGATGGGATGTTGGTGTCGAAG GCATGCGTGTTGGGGATAAAAGAAAACTCGTAATTCCACCAGCAATGGG TTATGGTTCTAAGGGTGCTGGCGGTAGGATACCTCCGAATGCATGGCTCGAGTTTGATGTTGAGTTGATTGGAGTTCGGTGA